Proteins found in one Abyssibius alkaniclasticus genomic segment:
- a CDS encoding polysaccharide biosynthesis tyrosine autokinase encodes MKMENRVDQKNQYADDEIDLGEVFLVIWSKRLRIVFCIILFSAIGFLVAKSQPDIYQASALVQLEERGTGIELPVELLALGGSSGNRSATEIEILKSRTVALEAVQELQLFIEATPLRIPILSNILGNLNIPHSNAAWLEPYSWENEAIEVGLLRVPEAWVGLPLIVVKTSENTFSVELPDGTVRSGTVGNPIEDGAETFNLRIDRLVGPDRRQFSVTYNDPLEVATELAEDLGVSEVGRQSSILRLTYRHSVRENSAEILDAILGAYVRQNVQRGSAAAEKSIAFIEERLPSAEEQVNAAQTALNTYQRSVASVDLTLETEQVLSAAAALEAQLNELDLQQAQLLLEVTPNHPSYKRLEENRTILQEQLERIREQTQDLPEQQLEVFNFSRDLQVAQEIYQSLLQRRQELQVARASTIGNIRVIDSALALSEPVAPATSRIVLLSAVLGLVAAVSTIFIGKFLSRSIGSVQDIEKSGVTVLGTVAISKYSARINNKAKKLPILAVENPKDLSVESLRSLRTSLHFAMIDARSKSIAITSALPNTGKSFISVNLATVIAQSGMKVVVVDADLRRGVQRKYFNCAANSNGLTEILANDAELDAAIQKGPIDNLYYIPAGKVPPNPSELLMRGVFQDIVGKLTTEFEYVIFDTPPIGLVSDAAIISKYVGASLIVARHLVTSQSEFESAIKAMERSGEKFSGAILNAFKPEGSEGKYGYY; translated from the coding sequence ATGAAAATGGAAAACCGCGTGGATCAAAAAAATCAATATGCCGATGACGAAATCGACCTGGGCGAAGTGTTTCTGGTAATTTGGTCAAAACGGCTTCGTATTGTCTTTTGTATCATTTTGTTTTCTGCCATCGGCTTTCTTGTCGCCAAGTCGCAGCCCGATATTTACCAGGCAAGCGCTTTGGTGCAACTCGAAGAGCGCGGCACTGGCATTGAGCTTCCGGTGGAGCTTCTGGCGCTGGGCGGCTCCTCCGGCAATCGATCTGCGACCGAGATAGAAATTCTGAAATCCAGAACCGTTGCGCTTGAGGCTGTGCAAGAGTTGCAACTTTTCATTGAAGCAACACCACTTCGCATTCCGATTCTCAGCAATATATTGGGCAATCTGAATATTCCGCATTCCAATGCAGCATGGCTTGAACCCTATTCCTGGGAAAATGAGGCGATTGAAGTTGGATTGCTTCGCGTGCCTGAGGCCTGGGTCGGGCTGCCATTGATCGTCGTCAAAACAAGTGAGAATACGTTTTCTGTCGAATTGCCGGATGGCACGGTTCGCTCTGGAACTGTGGGCAATCCGATTGAAGATGGGGCGGAGACATTTAACTTGCGGATCGATCGTCTGGTTGGACCTGACAGACGGCAATTCAGTGTTACTTATAACGACCCCTTAGAGGTGGCCACCGAACTCGCAGAAGATCTTGGTGTATCGGAAGTTGGGCGCCAATCTTCGATTTTGCGGCTGACTTATCGCCACAGCGTAAGGGAAAACTCGGCGGAAATATTGGATGCGATTCTTGGCGCCTATGTGCGGCAAAATGTTCAACGCGGCTCGGCAGCTGCGGAAAAAAGCATTGCGTTCATAGAGGAGCGATTGCCCAGTGCCGAAGAGCAAGTGAACGCGGCCCAAACAGCCCTGAATACATATCAACGCTCGGTCGCATCTGTTGATTTGACACTTGAGACCGAGCAAGTTCTATCAGCCGCCGCCGCACTTGAAGCACAGCTCAATGAACTTGATCTGCAGCAAGCACAGTTGCTTTTAGAGGTTACGCCAAATCATCCAAGCTATAAGCGGCTTGAAGAAAATCGCACGATTTTACAAGAACAACTGGAACGCATCCGGGAGCAAACTCAGGATCTACCGGAACAGCAACTGGAGGTTTTCAACTTTAGCCGGGACCTGCAAGTCGCTCAGGAAATTTATCAATCTTTGCTGCAGCGCCGTCAGGAATTGCAGGTTGCACGCGCATCAACCATCGGCAATATCCGCGTTATTGACAGCGCACTTGCGTTGTCGGAACCGGTAGCCCCTGCCACAAGCCGGATTGTTTTACTGAGTGCGGTTTTAGGGTTGGTGGCGGCTGTAAGCACAATATTCATCGGGAAATTCCTGAGCCGCTCTATTGGGAGCGTGCAGGATATCGAAAAGTCCGGTGTTACGGTTCTGGGCACCGTTGCAATTTCCAAATACTCTGCTCGCATCAATAACAAGGCGAAGAAGCTGCCCATTCTTGCGGTTGAGAATCCAAAGGATTTGAGTGTTGAATCACTCCGCTCGCTGCGCACATCGCTCCATTTTGCAATGATCGACGCGAGATCAAAATCGATCGCAATCACCTCAGCGCTTCCCAATACTGGCAAGTCGTTTATATCCGTCAATCTTGCAACGGTGATCGCACAATCTGGAATGAAGGTTGTTGTTGTCGACGCCGACCTCAGGCGCGGTGTGCAGCGCAAATATTTCAACTGCGCGGCAAACAGCAATGGGCTGACCGAAATCCTGGCCAATGATGCGGAATTGGACGCGGCTATACAAAAGGGTCCAATTGATAATCTTTACTATATTCCGGCAGGAAAAGTGCCGCCAAACCCATCCGAGCTACTCATGCGGGGCGTGTTTCAAGACATTGTCGGAAAACTTACTACTGAATTCGAATATGTCATTTTCGATACGCCCCCCATCGGACTGGTGAGCGATGCAGCTATAATTTCAAAATATGTAGGCGCATCATTGATTGTCGCACGCCATTTGGTAACGAGCCAATCTGAGTTTGAATCGGCAATCAAGGCAATGGAGCGCAGCGGCGAAAAATTCTCGGGAGCGATACTGAACGCATTCAAACCAGAAGGTTCCGAAGGAAAATATGGATATTATTGA
- a CDS encoding bifunctional 5-dehydro-2-deoxygluconokinase/5-dehydro-2-deoxyphosphogluconate aldolase: MNKTLDIITIGRSCVDLYGAQIGGRLEDMRSFEKYVGGSPTNIACGAARLGLRSAVITAVGDEHMGRFVTEELDRFGVDTSMVKVDPERITALAILGIRDQDRFPLLFFRENCADMGLTEDDIDPAQIARARAVVATGTHLSLPSTEAAVVKALRLARAGGARCALDIDYRPNLWGLGGHNAGEERFIASQNVTRRLQAHLGLFDLIVGTEEEFHIAGGSTDTIAALRAVRALSDATLVCKRGPMGAAAFVGPIPDTLDDGQAGPRFAIEVFNVLGAGDGFMAGLLKGWMENAPWTKSLEYANACGALAVSRHGCSTAYPTKKELDHFLKVGVTTPALRFDQQLEQLHWATTRTTLDGDIRIFAFDHRAQLEELEEATPDKIARFKGLCLDAALAVSKGEDGYGILCDNRLGQHTLRRATGTGLWVARPVEWPGSRPLICEPEIGPDFGGLADWPMGQVCKVLCFYHPDDPEDLRNQQENSVLRLFHASRRNRLEFLLEVIPSKAGPVSDDTTARIIRRFYDLGIYPDWWKLEPMQSDAAWASACAAIVDNDPMCRGIVVLGLGKDMPDLVKSFEAAARYDIVRGFAVGRSIMIEVAADWMAGRVGNSDAVAIMTNRFKMLCDSWNAARRLASTPSARPGGADTQPK; the protein is encoded by the coding sequence ATGAACAAAACATTGGATATCATCACCATCGGGCGCTCATGTGTCGATCTTTATGGTGCGCAAATCGGCGGGCGGCTTGAAGACATGCGCAGCTTTGAAAAGTATGTCGGGGGGTCGCCGACGAATATCGCCTGTGGTGCCGCACGGCTCGGGTTGCGAAGTGCTGTGATTACCGCCGTCGGCGATGAGCATATGGGCCGTTTCGTGACTGAAGAACTCGATCGCTTTGGTGTTGATACAAGCATGGTAAAAGTTGACCCAGAGCGTATCACCGCCCTGGCCATTTTGGGAATACGTGACCAGGATCGCTTTCCGCTGCTGTTCTTTCGCGAAAACTGTGCCGATATGGGCCTGACCGAAGACGATATCGACCCGGCCCAAATTGCCCGCGCGCGCGCTGTGGTCGCAACCGGCACACATCTGAGCCTGCCAAGCACCGAAGCGGCTGTTGTCAAGGCATTGCGCCTTGCACGCGCGGGCGGGGCGCGGTGCGCCCTGGACATCGACTATCGTCCGAACCTGTGGGGGTTGGGCGGGCACAATGCTGGCGAAGAGCGATTCATTGCCTCGCAAAATGTAACCCGCCGTCTTCAGGCCCATCTCGGGTTGTTCGACCTGATCGTTGGCACAGAAGAGGAATTTCACATTGCAGGTGGCAGCACTGACACGATTGCTGCTTTGCGGGCCGTGCGCGCCCTTTCAGATGCGACTTTGGTCTGCAAACGCGGGCCTATGGGTGCCGCGGCCTTTGTCGGGCCAATTCCCGACACGCTTGACGACGGCCAGGCCGGACCACGCTTTGCAATCGAAGTGTTCAACGTGCTGGGGGCAGGCGATGGGTTCATGGCTGGTCTGTTGAAGGGCTGGATGGAGAACGCCCCCTGGACAAAATCGCTCGAATACGCAAATGCCTGCGGTGCCCTTGCGGTGAGCCGGCATGGATGTTCGACAGCCTATCCGACAAAAAAGGAGTTGGATCATTTTCTGAAAGTCGGTGTAACCACGCCAGCACTTCGGTTTGACCAGCAACTGGAGCAGCTTCATTGGGCCACGACCCGCACCACCCTTGACGGCGATATCAGGATTTTTGCCTTTGACCATCGAGCCCAGCTTGAAGAACTGGAAGAGGCGACGCCGGACAAGATCGCGCGGTTCAAAGGGCTGTGCCTGGATGCGGCACTGGCAGTGTCCAAGGGCGAAGACGGATACGGGATTTTGTGCGACAATCGCCTGGGACAGCACACGCTACGCCGCGCAACGGGCACAGGTCTATGGGTCGCGCGCCCTGTGGAATGGCCAGGTTCGCGCCCGCTGATCTGCGAACCTGAGATAGGGCCAGACTTCGGCGGTTTGGCCGATTGGCCTATGGGTCAAGTCTGCAAGGTTTTGTGTTTCTATCACCCCGATGATCCCGAAGATTTGCGCAACCAGCAGGAAAATTCTGTTTTGCGCCTGTTTCACGCCAGCCGGCGCAACCGGCTGGAATTCCTTCTCGAAGTGATTCCTTCTAAGGCCGGGCCGGTCTCGGATGACACCACGGCTCGGATTATCCGTCGCTTTTATGATCTTGGGATCTATCCCGATTGGTGGAAACTGGAGCCGATGCAATCGGATGCGGCCTGGGCGTCAGCCTGTGCTGCGATTGTCGACAATGACCCCATGTGCCGCGGCATCGTGGTGTTGGGGCTGGGCAAGGACATGCCAGACCTTGTGAAAAGTTTCGAGGCCGCAGCCCGCTACGACATTGTTCGCGGCTTTGCTGTCGGTCGCTCGATCATGATTGAAGTTGCGGCAGATTGGATGGCAGGCAGGGTTGGCAACTCAGATGCTGTCGCAATCATGACCAACCGCTTTAAGATGCTGTGCGACAGTTGGAATGCAGCACGGCGCCTGGCATCCACGCCTTCGGCTCGACCGGGCGGCGCTGATACGCAGCCAAAGTGA
- a CDS encoding SDR family NAD(P)-dependent oxidoreductase encodes MSDFRIFLPLWRHSWVSPTRKARSTDMKELSGKAAIVTGAARGLGESIALELASKGVSVTLIDILDAAGSALESQINARGWRAKYLSCDVTSAAAVNQAVAEAEQNFGTTDILVNNAAIALPPTPVTELSDDDLSRVLNVNVMGMLRFCRATFNAMRKAGGGSVINLSSVHQSHSLAGWTAYAASKGAVISVTRQLAAEWGAWNIRVNSVSPGAIDAQMTRDILERDETGMLEQKFKHMHALERLGRPEEVAKTVAFLASNGAAFITGEDILVDGGLTKLCRL; translated from the coding sequence TTGTCCGATTTTAGAATATTCCTGCCATTGTGGCGCCATTCGTGGGTGTCTCCAACCAGAAAAGCGAGATCGACAGATATGAAGGAACTGAGCGGCAAGGCCGCGATTGTCACTGGCGCGGCCCGCGGCCTGGGTGAAAGTATTGCGCTCGAACTGGCAAGCAAGGGCGTGTCTGTCACCCTGATCGATATTCTCGACGCGGCGGGGTCTGCATTGGAAAGTCAGATAAATGCGCGGGGTTGGCGGGCAAAATACCTGTCTTGCGACGTTACATCGGCCGCCGCCGTCAATCAGGCTGTGGCCGAGGCAGAGCAAAACTTTGGGACCACCGATATTCTGGTGAACAATGCGGCAATTGCTTTGCCTCCAACGCCGGTCACAGAGCTTTCCGACGACGATCTTTCGCGCGTTTTGAACGTGAATGTCATGGGAATGCTTCGTTTTTGTCGCGCGACATTCAATGCGATGCGCAAGGCGGGCGGCGGTTCAGTGATCAACCTGTCATCGGTTCATCAAAGTCATTCTCTGGCTGGCTGGACGGCCTATGCCGCCTCCAAAGGCGCGGTGATCTCTGTCACGCGCCAACTGGCGGCGGAATGGGGTGCGTGGAATATTCGGGTCAACTCGGTGTCTCCGGGCGCCATAGATGCGCAGATGACACGCGATATCCTTGAACGTGATGAAACCGGGATGCTGGAGCAGAAATTCAAGCATATGCACGCGCTTGAACGCCTTGGCAGGCCTGAGGAAGTTGCAAAAACCGTGGCATTCCTGGCAAGTAACGGGGCGGCGTTCATAACCGGAGAAGACATTCTGGTCGACGGCGGCCTGACCAAGCTGTGCCGCCTGTGA
- a CDS encoding ATP-binding cassette domain-containing protein has protein sequence MTDLIRMQNIVKNYGPVQALSGVDLSVGESEIVGLLGDNGAGKSTLIKVLSGAVPISSGQIYVREEAVTIRSTTDAIGHGIETIYQDSALVTQLSIARNLFLGREPYIGPAFLGRLDEDMMNAVASELLRKVGISKNIPPTTPIGALSGGERQAVAIARAMHFDSDLIILDEPTNNLGVAETQGVLNFIRSARTSGHSCIFIAHNIHHVFQVVDRIIVMRRGRVVADDIDPKTTTVDAVERVITGMDEHALA, from the coding sequence ATGACTGACCTTATCCGTATGCAAAATATCGTCAAAAACTACGGCCCGGTTCAAGCGCTGAGCGGCGTGGACCTAAGCGTTGGCGAAAGCGAAATCGTTGGGCTGCTGGGCGACAATGGCGCGGGAAAATCGACCCTGATCAAGGTCTTGTCAGGTGCTGTGCCAATCTCAAGCGGGCAGATTTACGTGCGTGAGGAAGCTGTCACTATCCGATCTACGACCGATGCTATCGGTCATGGCATAGAGACGATTTATCAAGATAGTGCCTTGGTGACCCAGCTCTCAATCGCACGTAACCTGTTTTTGGGGCGTGAACCTTATATCGGTCCGGCCTTTCTGGGTCGGCTCGACGAGGATATGATGAATGCCGTGGCCAGCGAGCTTTTGCGCAAGGTCGGCATTTCAAAGAACATTCCGCCGACCACGCCAATCGGCGCGCTGTCGGGTGGTGAACGTCAGGCGGTTGCGATTGCGCGCGCGATGCATTTTGACAGTGATCTGATCATACTGGATGAGCCGACCAACAACCTTGGCGTGGCTGAAACGCAGGGTGTTTTGAACTTTATTCGCAGTGCGCGCACCTCCGGGCATTCATGTATTTTTATCGCCCATAATATCCACCACGTCTTTCAGGTGGTTGATCGTATCATCGTCATGCGAAGGGGCCGGGTTGTCGCAGATGACATCGACCCAAAAACGACCACGGTTGATGCGGTCGAGCGGGTGATAACCGGCATGGATGAACACGCACTCGCCTAG
- a CDS encoding ABC transporter permease, giving the protein MNMRRALNNSIARPEFGPFILLVIVIVVFGALNPAFLSPLNISNTLTFTVELGLIALAMTLLMTSGEFDLSVGSVFGFTPVLMWTLVNAGGLPLELGFALAMLAAMGIGLFNGWFVTRLKIPSFLVTLGMLLVVRGVALVITDGFPQRTWDSQDHWLSNLLVGDFRFGGFRFYASLFWFAGIAYIMHFVLTKTKAGNWIQASGGNPEAARARGVLVNRTKVWLFIVSSSMAALAGVISSIRTSAANPNSGTGYELEVIAMVVIGGTVLTGGRGSIIGTVLGVLILRVMRNGIVLVGVPGLAYNIFIGAIILGMMALHASLDRRHVERGR; this is encoded by the coding sequence ATGAATATGCGCAGAGCCCTGAATAATTCGATCGCACGGCCGGAATTTGGCCCCTTTATCCTGCTGGTCATCGTGATCGTCGTTTTCGGCGCACTCAATCCGGCATTTCTATCCCCGCTCAACATTTCCAACACATTGACCTTTACCGTCGAGCTGGGGTTGATCGCCCTTGCGATGACGCTGTTGATGACCTCGGGTGAGTTTGACCTGTCGGTCGGCTCTGTGTTCGGCTTCACCCCGGTTCTGATGTGGACACTTGTGAATGCGGGGGGATTGCCGCTTGAATTGGGCTTTGCCCTGGCTATGCTTGCGGCAATGGGCATTGGACTGTTCAATGGCTGGTTCGTAACGCGCCTGAAGATCCCCTCCTTTCTGGTGACCCTGGGAATGCTTCTGGTGGTGCGTGGCGTCGCGCTGGTCATCACAGACGGGTTTCCGCAACGCACCTGGGATTCACAAGATCACTGGCTGTCAAACCTTCTTGTCGGCGACTTCCGCTTTGGCGGGTTTCGCTTTTATGCCTCGCTGTTCTGGTTTGCAGGCATCGCATATATCATGCATTTCGTGCTGACCAAGACAAAGGCAGGCAACTGGATACAGGCTTCCGGCGGCAATCCGGAAGCGGCACGGGCGCGGGGTGTTCTGGTGAACCGCACCAAGGTCTGGCTATTCATTGTGTCATCTTCAATGGCGGCACTGGCGGGGGTAATCAGTTCGATCCGCACTTCGGCGGCCAACCCAAACAGTGGCACTGGATACGAGCTTGAGGTGATTGCGATGGTCGTCATCGGCGGCACCGTATTGACGGGTGGGCGCGGTTCGATCATCGGCACGGTTCTGGGTGTTCTGATCTTGCGGGTGATGCGCAACGGGATCGTTCTGGTCGGCGTGCCGGGCCTGGCTTACAATATTTTTATCGGTGCTATCATTTTAGGCATGATGGCTTTGCACGCCTCGCTTGACCGGCGGCACGTCGAAAGGGGGCGCTGA
- a CDS encoding substrate-binding domain-containing protein, translated as MKTGLKSAVVGLALMAGPVGAQTFYWVSHGSPADPVWTYYLEGAKLWAEDTGVDLNTSFHSGDVASHQEAIRAAIASGAAGIVTSSPDPGSLVGVAAEANAAGIPIINFNTPDPTASFDAYVGGDLEFYGRSWAQYLVDNGLVEAGDFVWMPVEVPGATYGVEEERGIASVFEPLGITWEVTDATLDQAEIISRMSDYLLANRSDIDAIIGLGDLVTGSIKRVFDQVGVAPGEIPVVGWGNSLDTTGEVLEGYVNAAQWADPLATSYMALSIAAMAASGIPPGFNVTTGALYEKDTAQVYDDILSGN; from the coding sequence ATGAAAACAGGACTTAAGTCAGCCGTCGTCGGGCTTGCGCTCATGGCAGGGCCCGTTGGGGCGCAGACGTTTTACTGGGTCTCGCACGGGTCGCCCGCCGACCCGGTTTGGACTTACTATCTCGAGGGCGCCAAACTCTGGGCCGAAGATACCGGCGTGGATCTGAACACATCTTTCCACTCTGGCGATGTCGCATCACATCAGGAAGCCATTCGCGCAGCCATAGCATCTGGTGCTGCGGGGATTGTCACCAGCAGCCCTGATCCGGGCAGCCTTGTTGGTGTCGCCGCAGAGGCCAATGCAGCGGGCATCCCGATCATAAACTTCAACACACCCGACCCGACGGCGAGTTTTGATGCTTATGTCGGGGGCGATCTGGAATTCTATGGCCGCAGTTGGGCGCAGTATCTGGTCGACAACGGGCTGGTCGAGGCGGGCGACTTTGTCTGGATGCCGGTAGAGGTGCCCGGCGCCACCTATGGCGTTGAGGAGGAGCGGGGCATTGCCTCGGTTTTTGAACCTTTGGGCATAACATGGGAAGTGACCGACGCCACGCTGGATCAGGCTGAAATCATCTCGCGTATGTCGGATTATCTTCTGGCCAACCGAAGCGACATTGACGCGATTATCGGGCTTGGAGACCTTGTGACAGGGTCGATCAAGCGGGTCTTCGACCAGGTCGGGGTCGCGCCCGGTGAAATTCCGGTCGTCGGCTGGGGCAACTCGCTTGATACTACAGGCGAGGTGCTTGAAGGTTATGTGAATGCCGCACAATGGGCTGATCCGCTGGCAACCAGCTATATGGCACTGTCGATCGCAGCAATGGCGGCAAGTGGCATTCCGCCGGGTTTCAACGTCACAACGGGCGCTCTCTACGAAAAAGATACCGCTCAAGTCTATGACGACATCCTGTCGGGCAACTAG
- a CDS encoding SMP-30/gluconolactonase/LRE family protein, whose product MRPRVLFEAGFETGEGPVWDARLACLHCVDSTNPALWTFNADGTVLDRIALPQCIGFAVLTNDPNRLVVGLEDGLYILDRKGRSLEKRLDPEPGVTSNRINDGVVDHDGSLVFGTLHRSYTEPDGAMYHLSVSGDLTQFDSGYIVSNGPFPHPDGQRFLVANSEIHEVYVFDRQPDGKFGNKRLFCDWQVGWGIPDGIVCDTEGGVWIGSWGGAALFRFHENGRLDQRIAFPVSQVTKAAFGGPGLSELYVTTASRDRDRKVETLAGALFGISTGFTGIPAGHVQAFQP is encoded by the coding sequence ATGAGGCCACGCGTTCTTTTCGAGGCCGGATTTGAAACAGGCGAAGGGCCGGTTTGGGATGCGCGACTGGCGTGCCTGCACTGTGTTGACAGCACCAATCCGGCCCTTTGGACCTTCAATGCCGATGGCACGGTCCTCGATCGGATTGCCTTGCCACAATGTATTGGGTTTGCGGTGCTGACGAATGACCCGAACCGTTTGGTTGTCGGCCTCGAAGACGGGCTTTACATATTGGATCGTAAGGGGCGCAGCCTGGAAAAGCGGCTCGATCCAGAGCCCGGTGTGACGAGCAACCGTATTAATGATGGCGTGGTCGATCATGACGGAAGCCTTGTTTTCGGAACGCTGCACAGGTCTTATACCGAACCGGATGGTGCAATGTATCATCTGTCTGTTTCGGGTGATCTGACGCAGTTTGACAGCGGTTACATCGTGTCGAATGGCCCTTTTCCGCACCCTGACGGCCAGCGGTTTCTGGTCGCAAATTCAGAAATCCACGAAGTGTATGTTTTTGACCGTCAGCCCGATGGCAAATTCGGGAACAAGCGTCTGTTTTGCGACTGGCAGGTCGGTTGGGGGATTCCGGATGGAATTGTATGCGATACCGAGGGCGGCGTGTGGATCGGCTCTTGGGGCGGCGCGGCGCTGTTTCGGTTTCATGAAAACGGACGCCTGGACCAACGGATTGCGTTTCCGGTTTCGCAGGTCACAAAGGCTGCCTTTGGCGGGCCGGGTCTGAGCGAATTGTATGTAACCACCGCCAGTCGTGACCGTGACAGAAAGGTTGAAACGCTGGCGGGCGCACTGTTTGGCATCTCGACCGGTTTTACGGGAATTCCGGCAGGGCATGTTCAGGCATTCCAGCCCTGA
- a CDS encoding zinc-dependent alcohol dehydrogenase: MNTNTMQGVTKRSADTNDVGLVEHPLPSARPGHVVLEVAAAGICGTDLHIYRNEYASNPPVILGHEVCGRVSELGAGVDAALSGRRVVCETFFSTCGQCRYCREGRPNMCGSRKSIGSHVNGAMARFVEIPARNLHVVSDHLSDAEASLAEPVACVANSLFGEVSYVEPGDRVLVTGPGTIGLLAAQVARIAGGNVTVRGTQDDAVRLAMAKTLGFEISTVGDDLGEACFDKCIECSGSGHAFADALNFLVKGGHLMNMGLSGRNSNLSLDPICMKELSITSGFASTPRSWRRAMGWLQSGSMMLAPLITDVLPLSAWNQGFDRSFAADGIKFVLDPRL, encoded by the coding sequence ATGAATACCAACACCATGCAGGGCGTTACCAAACGCAGCGCCGATACGAATGACGTGGGATTGGTGGAGCATCCTTTGCCTTCGGCGCGTCCGGGTCATGTTGTATTGGAGGTCGCCGCTGCGGGGATTTGCGGCACCGATCTGCACATCTACCGCAACGAATATGCTTCAAACCCGCCCGTCATTCTTGGCCACGAAGTCTGCGGCCGCGTCAGCGAACTGGGCGCAGGTGTGGATGCGGCCCTGTCCGGGCGGCGTGTGGTGTGTGAAACATTCTTTTCGACCTGTGGGCAGTGTCGCTATTGCCGCGAAGGGCGCCCGAATATGTGTGGCAGCCGCAAATCCATCGGCTCGCATGTGAATGGTGCAATGGCGCGGTTTGTCGAGATTCCGGCGCGCAACCTGCATGTGGTTTCCGACCATCTGAGCGATGCGGAAGCGAGTCTTGCGGAGCCGGTCGCATGTGTTGCGAATTCGCTGTTTGGCGAGGTCAGCTATGTTGAACCGGGCGACCGTGTGCTGGTGACAGGCCCGGGGACGATCGGTTTGCTTGCAGCACAGGTGGCGCGGATTGCGGGCGGAAATGTGACCGTGCGCGGGACGCAGGATGATGCCGTCAGGCTGGCAATGGCCAAAACATTGGGGTTCGAGATCAGCACCGTTGGAGATGACTTGGGCGAGGCGTGTTTTGACAAATGCATCGAATGCTCGGGTTCGGGGCACGCATTTGCCGATGCATTGAATTTCCTGGTGAAGGGCGGGCATCTTATGAATATGGGGCTGAGCGGGCGCAACTCGAATTTGTCGCTCGATCCGATCTGCATGAAAGAGTTGTCAATCACATCCGGTTTCGCTTCGACCCCGCGCTCGTGGCGTCGGGCAATGGGGTGGTTGCAATCGGGATCGATGATGCTCGCGCCCCTGATCACCGATGTTTTGCCGCTATCCGCGTGGAATCAGGGCTTTGATCGTTCATTCGCCGCGGATGGAATCAAGTTTGTGCTGGATCCCCGGCTATGA
- a CDS encoding MurR/RpiR family transcriptional regulator — protein MQNTPVPDTLDDFVNSLRMSRAAMPKRLRAIADAMIERPHELAILSITEMAETLNASPSALVRFAKSLGFDGFAPMQKMLRRTLLDDSESYRDRALRMGSALHGEEGDISHVLNAFVLANTKAIEALTTSLDLASVAQAVAVMRKARLVGVVGQKRSFPLAAYLYYGLIRLGEDALLLDGAGGMLETHATPLGPKDALVVISFAPYAEHSIKVAKEAAKRSSKVIMITDREDNPLGDLADITILVRESNLNNFRSITVTATVIQTIFVALGMTAPTSKNQDRE, from the coding sequence ATGCAAAACACCCCCGTTCCCGACACGCTGGATGACTTCGTCAATAGTCTGCGAATGTCGCGGGCCGCGATGCCGAAGCGTTTGCGCGCCATCGCCGATGCCATGATAGAGCGCCCTCATGAATTGGCAATTCTGTCCATCACTGAAATGGCCGAAACCCTGAACGCGTCGCCATCTGCCTTGGTGCGGTTTGCCAAAAGCCTTGGTTTCGACGGCTTTGCGCCAATGCAAAAAATGCTTCGCCGCACATTGCTGGATGATAGTGAAAGTTACCGCGATCGCGCCCTCAGGATGGGTTCGGCACTGCATGGCGAAGAAGGTGACATCAGCCATGTTCTGAACGCGTTTGTCCTGGCAAATACCAAGGCAATCGAAGCTCTGACAACCTCTCTGGACCTTGCCTCGGTCGCGCAGGCGGTCGCCGTTATGCGTAAGGCGCGGCTTGTTGGCGTTGTCGGGCAGAAACGGTCTTTTCCGCTGGCTGCGTATCTTTATTACGGCCTGATCCGGCTGGGCGAAGATGCATTGCTTCTGGATGGCGCGGGCGGGATGCTTGAAACCCACGCAACGCCGCTTGGCCCCAAAGATGCGCTGGTGGTGATTTCTTTCGCGCCATATGCCGAACATTCCATCAAGGTCGCCAAGGAAGCTGCAAAGCGGTCAAGCAAGGTGATCATGATCACGGATCGTGAAGACAACCCGCTGGGCGATTTGGCGGATATCACGATCCTTGTGCGTGAAAGCAATCTCAACAACTTCCGGTCGATCACAGTGACCGCTACCGTCATTCAAACAATATTTGTGGCGTTGGGCATGACCGCGCCCACATCAAAAAATCAGGATCGCGAATGA